In the Desulfofalx alkaliphila DSM 12257 genome, GATTTTGTGGTGGCCATCATTGTGGCAGAGTTGGCGGCCCGGCCGCTGGAGGATCCAAACATGCCCTTGTGGTATGGCTTGGTGCCTATTGGCTTGCTGGGCTTACTTGAGGTGGTGCTTTCTTGGTTAACGCTCAAAAGCAGAGGCCTTCGCCTGTTCCTGTATGGGCACCCCCAAACTATTATTAAAAACGGTAAACTGCTGCGCTCAGAAATGAAAAAAAGCCGCTATAATCTGGATGACATTATGTGCCAGTTGCGCGAACACGGAGTGGCCAACATTCAAGATGTAGAAATGGGTGTGCTGGAGTGTTCCGGTAAGATGAGTATAATATTGAAATCTCAAAAACGGCCGATAACTCCGGAAGACTTAGGCTTACGCACCAAATATGAGGGTCTGCCTACCATATTAATAATGGATGGGGAAATAGCCAGGGAGAACTTAAGGCTAATTGATTTAGATGAAGAGTGGTTACTTCAAAGGTTAAGGGAAAAGGGTTTAACTGTGGATGAGGTGCTAATTGCCACCATATCCACCGACGGCCGCCTCTTTATTAATGAAAAGGATGATGGCAAAAACAATCGGGACAAGTAAATTTTGGTAATAAGCTGTATTATTAAAGGAGGAATTCTCGCTTTTACCTAGAATTTTACATTTACATTAGTTAATATGCCATTAAAGTTGGGTAGGTGCTTAGATTGCTTCAAGTTGGTCGCCGGGAGCAACTGGTTATTTTAGTACTGCTGGCGGCACTGCTCTTTGGCGGTGGTTACCAATACGCCCAGCATAAAGCATCTTTAGAAAACCAACCGGTGCTGGTGCCGGTGGAAGAACAAAATGAAAGGGAACCCAGTCAACTGGTGGTACATGTCAGTGGAGCGGTAATAACCCCGGGTGTATATTATTTGGAAGAGGGCGCCCGGGTTATTGATGCGGTTCAGTTGGCGCAGCCGGCCCCGGAGGCTGATTTAGACGGCCTTAATTTGGCGGCACCGTTAACTGACGGACAGCCTGTGCCGGTGCCCTTTAAGTTGGATGCCGGTCCCTTGGCAGAGGATATGGCTGCCAATACGGTGCAAGGTCACCAAAGCAGTGCAGCGGGAACAAAGGTAAATATCAATACCGCCGATGCCGCCCAGTTGGAGACCCTGCCCGGCATTGGCCCGACCCTGGCCCAGCGTATCATTGATTATCGCCAAGCCAACGGTAATTTTAAAGCGATTGATGAAATTCAAAATGTATCCGGCATTGGCGCTAAAAAGTACGAAAGTATTAAGGATTTAATATCCGTTTATTAATTATCAACGGTGAAAATTATAAATTCAGAACTACTAAAAGGCGCAATTTTCATTTGCGCCTTTTTAGGTGATCTGTTATGAACCGTCCCTTGTTTAAATTTTGTACAATATTTATACTGGGCCTGTGGCTGGGAACTTTTTTGTCACTGCCCCTGGGGGTGTTATTCACTGTCTGCGCAGTGCTGCTCATTTGTGCCGGCTTAGTTTATTGGTTAGCGGACCACTACCTCCCTTGGCTTTTGGTGCTGCTTTGTCTGAGCACAGGGCTGCTTATGGTCGGAATATATGATGAGACACACCGGTCTTCGCTGGTGCACTATGCCGGGCAAAGGGTAACTGTCACCGGCGTGATCACCGACTACCCCGACCAAAGGCCGGACAAGGTATTTTACCTTGTGGATGTCCGGGAGCTACAAGTGCAGGGTGAAACTGCCCGGGCCCATGGATTAATGCGGGTGGCTGTCTATAATCCTTCCCAAATATATACCTATGGTGATTTAATTGCCCTAACCGGTTTAATTCAGGTGGTAGAGCCGCCGGGCAATCCCGGTACCTTTGATTATCGAGCATATTTAGAGCGCCGGGGCATTCATGTGGTAATGTCAGTTTGGGATGAGCAGCAGGTAAATAAGTTGGGCACTGCAGCCTATGACGGCCTTAAAGGCCTGTCCCTATCTGCCCGAGAGAGATTGCAGGGGGTTATTGATGACACCCTGGCGCCGGAACACAGTGCACTGGTACAGGGGATGCTCTTTGGCAGTAGGGGAATGATCCCTGACGAAATTAATGCCGATTTTCAAAGGGTTAGTTTAGTACATATTTTATGTGTTTCCGGTTTACATGTGGGCTTGGTTTTAGCCGGCTTTTTGATATTATACCACCTGCTACGCCTTCCGGCAGGGTGGGCAACACCGCTGGCCTCCCTTGTGCTGGTGTTTTATGCTGTTATGACCGGACTGGGGCCACCGGTGATCCGGGCCACCGTAATGGGCCTGTTGGTGCTGTGGGCAAGGCAGCTTGGGCGCCATCGGGACTGGCCCACAACCATGGTGCTGGCGGCGGCAATTATTTTGGCCAGGTGGCCCTACGCACTGTGGGAACCGGGGTTTCAACTCTCCTTTGCGGTGGCCTGGGGTATCCTTTACCTCACCCCCTGGGTAGAGCAGCGCCTAAAAGATTGGCCCCGCCCGGTAAGGTTGGCAGTGGCGGTGCCCCTGACAGCGGAATTAACGGCAGTGCCTCTGATGGCCTATTATTTTAGCATTGTATCGCTGGTGGGTGTGGTTACCAACATTTTAGTGGCCCCGCTGGTGGCGGCGGTGATGCTTTTAAGCGGCCTTTCTATGCTGCTGGGCTTAATACTGTTTCCCCTGGCAAATATCTTGGGCGCAAGCACAGGGGCGCTCTTGGATTTAATGCTATGGGTGGTGAAAACCATGGCGTCACTGCCCATGGCGGCAGTGTATTTGCCTTCCCCGCCCTGGTGGGCGGTTGTGGCGGCATATGGTCTCTTGGCATACCTGCCCAAGGCATCATTAAAGGGGCAGTCATGGGAACGGCACCGCCGGCTGATGGGTATTGTTGCGGTGATTATTGCCCTACTCCTTTTATTGGTGCCCAACGGTACCCAAAACAAGCTGACCGTACATTTCATTGATGTGGGCCAGGGGGATGCGGCATTGATCCAGACCCCGGGGGGAAAGAATATCTTAATAGATACGGGCGGCTTGCCCGGTGAATTTGAAAGCGGAAGCGGTGCCGGCAACAAGGTGGTGCTGCCCTATCTACAATCGCTGGGGGTTAATGGCTTGGACCTGCTGATCTTGAGTCACCCCCACGAAGACCACGCCGGGGGCGCCCTGGGCTTAACCCGCAGAATGCCGGTGAAACTGGTACTTGTGGCGCCGCTGGAGAGTATTAATGATTACCCCGCCGGCTGGGAAAGGCCCGATACCGGCTACTTACAACTGCTGGCACGGCTGCAGCAGCGAGGGATGCCCATACGGGAGGGTATTGCCGGACATAGTTTACAAGTGGATAAGGATGTTGACATAGTGATACTTTCACCCCATCAGCCGCTGCCCGATTTAAACGACAGCTCGCTGGTGGTGAAAATAGACTACCGTGAAAGAAGTTTTTTGTTTACCGGGGATATCGGCGAAAACAAACAAAGGCAGCTGGCCCGGGATGTAAAAGACCTGCAAGCCGACGTGCTAAAGGTTCCCCACCACGGCAGCCGTTTTTTTAATCCTGATTTTTTTGCAGCCGTGGCCCCCCACATGGCCGTCATCAGTGCAGCAAAAAACAACAGGTTTGGGCACCCGGCCCCTGAACTACTGGAGCATTTGGAGGGGCAGGGGGTTAAAATATACCGCACCGACCGGCATGGAGCAGTAATTGTCAGCACCGACGGTTCATCGGTTTGGGTTGATACAGGAAAATCTTATCAAGACTGATCAGGCAGTCCAATAAAAATCATAGGTGAACTTTATGTTAGGAGTTGTCTTACTTGAAAAAAGCACTGATAATTTATAATCCAACCAGTGGTAATCATAAATTTCCCCAGCAAATTGACAGTGTTGTGGAGAGCTGCCACCGGCACGGTTACTTACCCACCCTTTATCGCATTTGTCCCCATTTAGATTACGACCGGGTTTTTGATGCCATTGGCAAATATCAAGTTTTGTTGGTATCCGGCGGCGACGGTTCTGTCAGCCGGGCTGTAAACAGACTGATGCAGTCAGATGCAGACCTGCCGATGGGCATTATACCGGCGGGCACAGCCAATGATTTTGCCACCGCCTTGGGGTTGGAAAAACACCCCGGCATGGCGGTGGATAAGTTGCTGGGCGGAGGGGTGGCCAAGGTGGATATTGGCCGGATCAATGACCGGTATTTTATCAATGTGGCCAGTGCAGGGGTCTTGACTACCATTTCCCAAGAGGTGAACAACGCCATAAAGAGCCGCCTGGGGGTGACCGGCTACTATTTAAAAGGTTTAGAACACCTGTGGCAGGCTAAACCAATGCCTGTAAAAATGGAAGGGGATGGCTTTAGCATTGACCAAGAAGTAATGCTGTTTTTGGTGCTAAACTCATCCACCGCCGGCAGCATCCGAAATGTGTCACCCAAGGCAGCCATTACAGACGGTCTGCTGGATGTGATCATATTAAAAAAATGTACACCGGCCCAGCTTGTTCCCCTGCTGCTGCAGGCCTACGAAGGCAGGGGCGCACATTTAAACAGCCCGCTGGTGGAGTATTATCAAACCAGCCGGCTTAGGGTAAGTTCAGAAGAAGATATAAAGACAGATATTGACGGTGAGCCGGGGCCAAAAATGCCCCTGGATATAGAAGTGCTGCCGGGACGGTTAAAGCTGCTTATACCCACGGTGGGCTAAAGGAGACGGCACACAATTATTTGTACAGGTCAATTCAGGGACAAGCATTTAACAAGAAAGGGAAAGGTGAGGGCTGTTAAAAGTGCTCTATTACGAAAGAATTGTCAATAGTTTAAAACGCGGGGTGGTGGCACCGGTATACTTATTTTACGGCGAGGAAGTTTATCTGCGGGAACAAGCGGTGGAGCGATTTAAAGAAAGCTTGCTCACCCAGACGGCGGATTTTAATTTTGATGTGCTGGATGGGGAAAGGGTGGAGCCGGCGGAGGTTGCAACTGCTGCCAGTACCCCTCCCGTGATGGCTGAGCACAGGTTGGTACTGGTGAAAAACCCGCCCTGGTTTTCCGGCGGTAAAAAAACCGGCGGCAAGCAGGCGGAAGGAAAAGAATCCAGGGAGCCGGCAACACTAAAGCCATTGCTGGATTATTTAGCCAACCCCTTAACCACCACCTGCCTTATCTTCAACGCCGGTATCACCGTTGACCGGCGCAGGAAAATTTACAAGGCTGTTGAAAAGGCCGGTCAGGCAGTGGAATTTACCCGGCTTAGGTCCAAGGAACTGGCCGGGTGGTTGGACAGCCAATGCCGTTTAGAAGGCATAAGGCTGGAACCTGCCGCCCGGGAGCTGCTTATTAGCGGAACCGGCAACGGGCTGACCGGCTTGGAAAAGGAATGGCAAAAACTGATCACCTATCTGGGGGATGGCAAGCAAGTAAGGGTAGAAGACCTCAAGCAAGTAATTCACTATTCGGTGGAGTATAAAATCTTTGATGTAATGAATGCCATTGGGCAATGCCGTTACGGCTTAGCTCTGGAGGGAATTAAAGAACTGCTGATAAACAAAGAGCCGCCGCAAATTATACTGACAATGGTGGCCAGGCAGTTTCGCTTAATGCTTCAAGTAAAAGAATTATCGGCCCAGGGTTTGTCTGCCCCGGATATAGCCAGGCGAATTAACGAAAAACCCTACCCGGTACAAAATGCATTAAAATTACATCGGAACTTTACCCGGCGTCAGCTGATAAGGTCGTTGATTCAGCTGGCCGAACTGGATGCAGACACAAAAACGGGGCGGCAAGAGTTTTACCCGGGTATCGAACGGCTCTTGCTAAATATTGCCCGGTAACAAGGTGCTTTTTAATGAAACGTTTTTGTTAATAATCCGTCTTAATTATAAGTGTATATTAAAACTTAATATGGGGGCGTCTGGATTGAAAAAAGTTCTAGTGGTTTTAATGTTGCTTATGCTGGCGGTGGGGTGTCAAAGCAGCGATGATCTTGATGATCCAACTAAAGCGGAAAAAATCCCCGGTGACTTTAATGTTGACATCACAGGGATTAGCGATCCACCCCGGTGGTTTACACCGGTTAGTTGGTTGAGCGATAACAAAATATTTGGGCAAGCAGGCTATAATTCGATAATTTGGCATACAGATACAAAGGAGCAAAAACTACTGAAGGAACCTACCTGGTCAAGCACCATATCACCGGACGGAAAATACTTGGCCTATACAAACGAGCAGGGTCTGGCAGTTATTAACTTGGAAAGCGGTGAAGAAATATGGCCGCAATCACTGGAGGGGGAAAAAGAACAATTATTAAACCCGGTGCCTAAACTGTGGTCGCCGGATGGCAGCAAGTTAATGTACTCATATGATTTTGAATGGACCAGTGACTTGTATATTTATGATATCGCCGCCGGTACCGTAAAAGAATACAGACTAAAAAAAGAAGACAGTTCTCTTGTTTCGCCGGTGCGTTGGTTAAGTGATGAGGAAATATTGTTCGTTGTTGGTTCAGTAACCTCAAAAACAGGGGAACAAGAGTATACCGAGGCCGGCTATCGCAACAATTTAAAAGTTGCCGATCTTGACGGGAACAGCAAGGCTTACACAGACACCGAAGACTTTACTTATGTATGGCCGGTGGGGGTTTCTGCCGACAATGAAAAGGTGGCATACATTCTCTATCACGTCCACAACGGCATGAAAGAGCTGCATCTTCTAAGTTTAAAAGACGGAAATGACGAGACACTGTTAAAAGATGGGGACTTAATGTTTGCTACCCTAACTGCCGATGGGCAATACCTTGTCTATGTAAGCCAGGAACAACCCGAAGGCACCGGTCAGCTATATGCTATGCAGTCGCACAGTAAAAAAGTTAAACCGGTATTGGATATAAAATATCATTTTGATGTAGTTGAAATGTTAAGTAACAACAGAGGCGATCAGGTGTATGTGACCATTAAAGAAGCGGGAAGGGATTATAACCATAAACTGTTGACCATTACTCATTAATTAATCGCCAATTAACCGCCGGCCTGTTTACACTCCGCAAAGACGCCACCGGGAAAAATGTAAGAGCTCCTTGCCTGCGGGCGCCTGCGTAACTCGCTGAGCTCAAACATACTCGGCGCCATTCCTCCGGCTGCGTCGCTCTTTTTATTAATGGTGGCTAGCCTTTGCTGCGGTAAACAGGCCGGCTGGGTCAGTGCTGTTAGGCGTTTATACAAAATGAAGCATACTTAGCCGCCGGCTATTTACACTCCGCAAAGAGCCAGCAGGTAAAAATGTAAGAGCTCCTTGCCTGCGGGCGCCTGCGTAACTGGATGTGCTCGAACATACTCGGCGCCACACCTCCGGCTGCGTCGCTCTTTTATTAATGGTGGCTAGCCTTTGCTGCGGTAAACAGGCCGGCTGGGTCAGTGCTGTTAGGCGTTTATACAAAATGAAGCATACTTAGCCGCCGGGTATTTACACTCCGCAAGAGGCCAGCAGGGCACAAAAAAACACCCGTTAAATCAGGGTGTTTTTCTTATTAGCTGGCGCTACGATTAAAACGCTTGGTTAAGCGCGACTTTTTGCGTGCCGCAGTGTTTTTATGTATAACGCCTTTGGTTACCGCTTTATCCAGAGCCCTTAAAGCTTTTTGCAGAGCCAATTTTGCTTCTTCGGTATTGGCTTTGGTTAGAGACTCGTCAAACCGGCGAATAATTGTACGCAATGCAGATTTAATGCGAGTGTTGCGCATTGTGCGCTTGCGGGTTACACGCACCCGTTTTTCTGCAGATTTAATGTTAGGCAACCTACCTTCACCTCCCCAACATGCACAATTTTACCACGGGTCAAAAAAAATTGCAAGCATCATCATGGTATATCATTCCCCTAAATGGAGAAATATAAAGTTAAATTTTAATAAGGGGGGTGAAAACTTGATTGGCTTAATTGTCAGGTTTGTGGTATCGGCTTTGGTCTTGTTGGCAGTAAGCTGGCTTGCTCCCGGTTTTGTGGTGTCAGGTGGCTTTACCGGTGCATTGATAGCTGCTGTAGTTATTGCGGTATTGGGTTACATAGCGGAAAGTTTACTGGGTGATAAAATAGATCCCCAGCGTCGAGGAGTGGTGGGCTTTGTAACCGCAGCGGTAGTGATTTACCTGGCCCAATTTATTATACCCAACCTACTCAGCGTAAGCCTGGTAGGTGCATTAATTGCTGCATTCATTATCGGACTTATAGATGCTGTTGTTCCCACGGTAATACGTTAGTATAGGCCCCCTGCTATGATGGGCAGGGGGCTGTTTGTTTATACAAAAGAACATATTGCCTTTTCCTCTGGCATATCAATATAAAACAGACTGTGCTGGGAGGAAAAAGGATGAATTACAGCCGCGCGGTGAGGCATTACCGCATTCAATTAATACTGAAAAGGGTACGCACCTATTTATATTGGTTGTTGGTGTTAGCATTGCTGCTGTTATTATTGATTAACCCACACCGCTCAACCGTGGCCGGTTTACTGGCTAATTTGGCAGGGAAGTGCACCGGGGCGGTGGTTGCTATATTTGCAGACAACCCTCAAAATTTAATGGCCGCTGTGATGCCTGCCATGGCTTGGGCCGATGAATCTGCCGTCCGGTCCGGTCCGGAGATGATAATGTTGGCCTTAGGCACCATTACCCGGGTGGACATGCACAATCCGCAAAATTTAATCCAGTCTCAAATACCTTTTTTTACGGATACCAATACCCAACAGCCGGAAGAGGGGCTGCGACTGATAGTGCCCCCGGATGATGAAAGGGACAAAAATGCAAGGGATCACTTAGAAGGTCCGGCATTGGTGGCAATATACAACACCCATACCGGGGAAACCTATGCCTTAACAGATGGGGTGGAAAGGCTGAACGGCAAACGGGGTGCCGTCGTTCAGGTGGCTGAAGTTTTAGAAGAGCAGCTTAATAAACATGGCATTGGGGTGGTGCGATCTGACACTGTTCATGATGCCGAATATAATCGGTCCTACATAGAATCAGAAAAAACGGTGCAAAAATTTTTAGAAGAACATGAAAATCTTCAACTGCTCTTGGATATCCACCGGGATGCCGCCCGTCCCCGCTCTGACAGTTATATAGAAATAAAGGGGGAAAAGGTGGCCAGAATAATGTTTGTGGTGGGCTCCGATGCCCGCATGCCCTTTCCCAATTGGCAGCAAAACCTGGCCGCCGCCCGTCAGGTGGAAAGCAAAATGGAAGAAATGTATCCCGGTCTTTCCTTGGGAATTAGGGTTAAGGAAGGCCGTTATAATCAGCATTACCACCCCGGGGCCATGCTTATAGAGGTGGGGACGGTGGAAAACACCACCGAGGAAGCCCTGCGGGCGGCAAAACTGCTGGGCGATATCCTGGCCCGGGTGTTGAAGGAAGATAACTTCCAAAATATGCATACTGAAAGCTTCAAAAGCACA is a window encoding:
- a CDS encoding DUF421 domain-containing protein; the protein is MLRTFVMYFYVLLILRLTGKREIGQLSPFDFVVAIIVAELAARPLEDPNMPLWYGLVPIGLLGLLEVVLSWLTLKSRGLRLFLYGHPQTIIKNGKLLRSEMKKSRYNLDDIMCQLREHGVANIQDVEMGVLECSGKMSIILKSQKRPITPEDLGLRTKYEGLPTILIMDGEIARENLRLIDLDEEWLLQRLREKGLTVDEVLIATISTDGRLFINEKDDGKNNRDK
- a CDS encoding diacylglycerol/lipid kinase family protein is translated as MKKALIIYNPTSGNHKFPQQIDSVVESCHRHGYLPTLYRICPHLDYDRVFDAIGKYQVLLVSGGDGSVSRAVNRLMQSDADLPMGIIPAGTANDFATALGLEKHPGMAVDKLLGGGVAKVDIGRINDRYFINVASAGVLTTISQEVNNAIKSRLGVTGYYLKGLEHLWQAKPMPVKMEGDGFSIDQEVMLFLVLNSSTAGSIRNVSPKAAITDGLLDVIILKKCTPAQLVPLLLQAYEGRGAHLNSPLVEYYQTSRLRVSSEEDIKTDIDGEPGPKMPLDIEVLPGRLKLLIPTVG
- the spoIIP gene encoding stage II sporulation protein P; its protein translation is MNYSRAVRHYRIQLILKRVRTYLYWLLVLALLLLLLINPHRSTVAGLLANLAGKCTGAVVAIFADNPQNLMAAVMPAMAWADESAVRSGPEMIMLALGTITRVDMHNPQNLIQSQIPFFTDTNTQQPEEGLRLIVPPDDERDKNARDHLEGPALVAIYNTHTGETYALTDGVERLNGKRGAVVQVAEVLEEQLNKHGIGVVRSDTVHDAEYNRSYIESEKTVQKFLEEHENLQLLLDIHRDAARPRSDSYIEIKGEKVARIMFVVGSDARMPFPNWQQNLAAARQVESKMEEMYPGLSLGIRVKEGRYNQHYHPGAMLIEVGTVENTTEEALRAAKLLGDILARVLKEDNFQNMHTESFKSTSY
- a CDS encoding phage holin family protein, whose product is MIGLIVRFVVSALVLLAVSWLAPGFVVSGGFTGALIAAVVIAVLGYIAESLLGDKIDPQRRGVVGFVTAAVVIYLAQFIIPNLLSVSLVGALIAAFIIGLIDAVVPTVIR
- a CDS encoding DNA internalization-related competence protein ComEC/Rec2; the encoded protein is MNRPLFKFCTIFILGLWLGTFLSLPLGVLFTVCAVLLICAGLVYWLADHYLPWLLVLLCLSTGLLMVGIYDETHRSSLVHYAGQRVTVTGVITDYPDQRPDKVFYLVDVRELQVQGETARAHGLMRVAVYNPSQIYTYGDLIALTGLIQVVEPPGNPGTFDYRAYLERRGIHVVMSVWDEQQVNKLGTAAYDGLKGLSLSARERLQGVIDDTLAPEHSALVQGMLFGSRGMIPDEINADFQRVSLVHILCVSGLHVGLVLAGFLILYHLLRLPAGWATPLASLVLVFYAVMTGLGPPVIRATVMGLLVLWARQLGRHRDWPTTMVLAAAIILARWPYALWEPGFQLSFAVAWGILYLTPWVEQRLKDWPRPVRLAVAVPLTAELTAVPLMAYYFSIVSLVGVVTNILVAPLVAAVMLLSGLSMLLGLILFPLANILGASTGALLDLMLWVVKTMASLPMAAVYLPSPPWWAVVAAYGLLAYLPKASLKGQSWERHRRLMGIVAVIIALLLLLVPNGTQNKLTVHFIDVGQGDAALIQTPGGKNILIDTGGLPGEFESGSGAGNKVVLPYLQSLGVNGLDLLILSHPHEDHAGGALGLTRRMPVKLVLVAPLESINDYPAGWERPDTGYLQLLARLQQRGMPIREGIAGHSLQVDKDVDIVILSPHQPLPDLNDSSLVVKIDYRERSFLFTGDIGENKQRQLARDVKDLQADVLKVPHHGSRFFNPDFFAAVAPHMAVISAAKNNRFGHPAPELLEHLEGQGVKIYRTDRHGAVIVSTDGSSVWVDTGKSYQD
- the rpsT gene encoding 30S ribosomal protein S20; the protein is MPNIKSAEKRVRVTRKRTMRNTRIKSALRTIIRRFDESLTKANTEEAKLALQKALRALDKAVTKGVIHKNTAARKKSRLTKRFNRSAS
- the holA gene encoding DNA polymerase III subunit delta; this translates as MLYYERIVNSLKRGVVAPVYLFYGEEVYLREQAVERFKESLLTQTADFNFDVLDGERVEPAEVATAASTPPVMAEHRLVLVKNPPWFSGGKKTGGKQAEGKESREPATLKPLLDYLANPLTTTCLIFNAGITVDRRRKIYKAVEKAGQAVEFTRLRSKELAGWLDSQCRLEGIRLEPAARELLISGTGNGLTGLEKEWQKLITYLGDGKQVRVEDLKQVIHYSVEYKIFDVMNAIGQCRYGLALEGIKELLINKEPPQIILTMVARQFRLMLQVKELSAQGLSAPDIARRINEKPYPVQNALKLHRNFTRRQLIRSLIQLAELDADTKTGRQEFYPGIERLLLNIAR
- a CDS encoding ComEA family DNA-binding protein, producing MLRLLQVGRREQLVILVLLAALLFGGGYQYAQHKASLENQPVLVPVEEQNEREPSQLVVHVSGAVITPGVYYLEEGARVIDAVQLAQPAPEADLDGLNLAAPLTDGQPVPVPFKLDAGPLAEDMAANTVQGHQSSAAGTKVNINTADAAQLETLPGIGPTLAQRIIDYRQANGNFKAIDEIQNVSGIGAKKYESIKDLISVY
- a CDS encoding TolB family protein, coding for MKKVLVVLMLLMLAVGCQSSDDLDDPTKAEKIPGDFNVDITGISDPPRWFTPVSWLSDNKIFGQAGYNSIIWHTDTKEQKLLKEPTWSSTISPDGKYLAYTNEQGLAVINLESGEEIWPQSLEGEKEQLLNPVPKLWSPDGSKLMYSYDFEWTSDLYIYDIAAGTVKEYRLKKEDSSLVSPVRWLSDEEILFVVGSVTSKTGEQEYTEAGYRNNLKVADLDGNSKAYTDTEDFTYVWPVGVSADNEKVAYILYHVHNGMKELHLLSLKDGNDETLLKDGDLMFATLTADGQYLVYVSQEQPEGTGQLYAMQSHSKKVKPVLDIKYHFDVVEMLSNNRGDQVYVTIKEAGRDYNHKLLTITH